In one window of Helianthus annuus cultivar XRQ/B chromosome 17, HanXRQr2.0-SUNRISE, whole genome shotgun sequence DNA:
- the LOC110924680 gene encoding uncharacterized protein LOC110924680, translating into MAELIDIKSHGLHYTWNQKPKDGVGMLKKIDRIMGNIKLLEVFSDAYAMFQPFRVSDHAPAILKLFSIHRDRPKPFKFPNFIVSKPEFREAVLTEWNKPVEGVTMFLVVKKMKDLKSHFRRILRNQGNLHKRVVDLRNELDKIQKQVETQPFDATLRASEVICLRDFKAAVYDEECFLKQKSKVQWLCAGDSNTSYFHNCVKSRNARNKINCIKDTNGNQYEGIDVAAALLNHYSAFMGTEDQVASLDDSDLFVNVLQQNVAENMVRQVTDDEVKQAMFNIGENKAPGPDGQTLSYISLK; encoded by the coding sequence ATGGCGGAACTGATTGATATTAAGAGTCACGGGTTGCACTATACTTGGAATCAAAAACCAAAGGATGGGGTAGGAATGCTAAAGAAGATCGACCGTATCATGGGCAACATCAAACTCTTAGAGGTTTTTTCGGATGCTTATGCCATGTTTCAGCCGTTTCGTGTTTCGGATCATGCTCCGGCCATACTGAAACTTTTCTCTATTCATAGGGATCGGCCTAAACCGTTTAAGTTCCCAAATTTTATTGTGTCTAAGCCTGAGTTTCGTGAAGCTGTTTTGACCGAATGGAATAAACCTGTTGAGGGTGTGACCATGTTTTTAgtggtgaagaagatgaaggatctgaAATCGCACTTTAGGAGGATATTACGTAATCAAGGTAATCTTCATAAACGGGTTGTTGATTTACGGAATGAGCTGGATAAGATTCAAAAACAGGTGGAAACTCAGCCGTTTGATGCCACTCTTCGGGCTTCAGAAGTCATATGTTTACGAGATTTCAAGGCCGCGGTCTATGATGAGGAGTGCTTCTTGAAGCAAAAGTCCAAAGTGCAATGGTTATGTGCAGGTGATTCTAACACATCCTACTTCCATAATTGTGTGAAAAGTAGGAATGCGAGAAATAAGATTAATTGCATCAAGGATACGAATGGTAATCAGTATGAGGGAATTGATGTTGCGGCTGCTCTTCTCAACCATTATTCGGCTTTCATGGGTACTGAGGATCAGGTTGCGAGTCTTGATGATTCAGATTTGTTTGTTAATGTTTTACAACAAAATGTGGCGGAGAATATGGTGAGACAGGTCACTGATGATGAAGTGAAACAGGCTATGTTCAATATAGGTGAGAACAAGGCCCCTGGTCCGGATGGTCAAACATTAAGTTACAtaagcttaaaatga